A part of Hippopotamus amphibius kiboko isolate mHipAmp2 chromosome 16, mHipAmp2.hap2, whole genome shotgun sequence genomic DNA contains:
- the MAF gene encoding transcription factor Maf isoform X4 — MASELAMSNSDLPTSPLAMEYVNDFDLMKFEVKKEPVETDRIISQCGRLIAGGSLSSTPMSTPCSSVPPSPSFSAPSPGSGSEQKAHLEDYYWMTGYPQQLNPEALGFSPEDAVEALISNSHQLQGGFDGYARGAQQLASAAGAGAGASLGGSGEEMGPAAAVVSAVIAAAAAQSGAGPHYHHHHHHHAAGHHHHPTAGAPGAAGNASASASGAGGSGGGGPASAGGGGGGGGGGGAAGAGGALHPHHAAGGLHFDDRFSDEQLVTMSVRELNRQLRGVSKEEVIRLKQKRRTLKNRGYAQSCRFKRVQQRHVLESEKNQLLQQVDHLKQEISRLVRERDAYKEKYEKLVSSGFRENGSSSDNPSSPEFFIKKLRLS, encoded by the coding sequence ATGGCATCAGAACTGGCAATGAGCAACTCCGACCTGCCCACCAGTCCCCTGGCCATGGAATATGTTAATGACTTCGATCTGATGAAGTTTGAAGTGAAAAAGGAACCGGTGGAGACCGACCGCATCATCAGCCAGTGCGGCCGTCTCATCGCCGGGGGCTCGCTGTCCTCCACCCCCATGAGCACGCCGTGCAGCTCGgtgcccccttcccccagcttctCGGCGCCCAGCCCGGGCTCGGGCAGCGAGCAGAAGGCGCACCTGGAAGACTACTACTGGATGACCGGCTACCCGCAGCAGCTGAACCCCGAGGCGCTGGGCTTCAGCCCCGAGGACGCGGTCGAGGCTCTCATCAGCAACAGCCACCAGCTCCAGGGCGGCTTCGATGGCTACGCGCGCGGGGCGCAGCAGCTGGCCTCGGCGGCCGGGGCCGGCGCCGGCGCCTCCCTGGGCGGCAGCGGCGAGGAGAtgggccccgccgccgccgtgGTGTCCGCCGTGATCGCCGCGGCCGCCGCGCAGAGCGGCGCGGGCCcgcactaccaccaccaccaccaccaccacgccgccggccaccaccaccacccgaCGGCCGGCGCGCCCGGCGCCGCGGGCAACGCGTCCGCCTCGGCCAGTGGCGCGGGCGGCtcgggcggcggcggcccggccagcgccgggggcggcggcggcggcggcggcggcgggggcgcggcgggggcggggggcgccctGCACCCGCACCACGCCGCCGGCGGCCTGCACTTCGACGACCGCTTCTCCGACGAGCAGCTGGTGACCATGTCGGTGCGCGAGCTGAACCGGCAGCTGCGCGGGGTCAGCAAGGAGGAGGTGATCCGGCTGAAGCAGAAGAGGCGGACCCTGAAAAACCGCGGCTATGCCCAGTCCTGCCGCTTCAAGAGGGTGCAGCAGAGGCACGTCCTGGAGTCCGAGAAGAACCAGCTGCTGCAGCAGGTCGACCACCTCAAGCAGGAGATCTCCAGGCTGGTGCGCGAGAGGGACGCGTACAAGGAGAAATACGAGAAGCTGGTGAGCAGCGGCTTCCGAGAAAACGGCTCGAGCAGCGACAACCCGTCCTCTCCCGAGTTTTTCAT
- the MAF gene encoding transcription factor Maf isoform X2, which yields MASELAMSNSDLPTSPLAMEYVNDFDLMKFEVKKEPVETDRIISQCGRLIAGGSLSSTPMSTPCSSVPPSPSFSAPSPGSGSEQKAHLEDYYWMTGYPQQLNPEALGFSPEDAVEALISNSHQLQGGFDGYARGAQQLASAAGAGAGASLGGSGEEMGPAAAVVSAVIAAAAAQSGAGPHYHHHHHHHAAGHHHHPTAGAPGAAGNASASASGAGGSGGGGPASAGGGGGGGGGGGAAGAGGALHPHHAAGGLHFDDRFSDEQLVTMSVRELNRQLRGVSKEEVIRLKQKRRTLKNRGYAQSCRFKRVQQRHVLESEKNQLLQQVDHLKQEISRLVRERDAYKEKYEKLVSSGFRENGSSSDNPSSPEFFIKYDAGMLIA from the coding sequence ATGGCATCAGAACTGGCAATGAGCAACTCCGACCTGCCCACCAGTCCCCTGGCCATGGAATATGTTAATGACTTCGATCTGATGAAGTTTGAAGTGAAAAAGGAACCGGTGGAGACCGACCGCATCATCAGCCAGTGCGGCCGTCTCATCGCCGGGGGCTCGCTGTCCTCCACCCCCATGAGCACGCCGTGCAGCTCGgtgcccccttcccccagcttctCGGCGCCCAGCCCGGGCTCGGGCAGCGAGCAGAAGGCGCACCTGGAAGACTACTACTGGATGACCGGCTACCCGCAGCAGCTGAACCCCGAGGCGCTGGGCTTCAGCCCCGAGGACGCGGTCGAGGCTCTCATCAGCAACAGCCACCAGCTCCAGGGCGGCTTCGATGGCTACGCGCGCGGGGCGCAGCAGCTGGCCTCGGCGGCCGGGGCCGGCGCCGGCGCCTCCCTGGGCGGCAGCGGCGAGGAGAtgggccccgccgccgccgtgGTGTCCGCCGTGATCGCCGCGGCCGCCGCGCAGAGCGGCGCGGGCCcgcactaccaccaccaccaccaccaccacgccgccggccaccaccaccacccgaCGGCCGGCGCGCCCGGCGCCGCGGGCAACGCGTCCGCCTCGGCCAGTGGCGCGGGCGGCtcgggcggcggcggcccggccagcgccgggggcggcggcggcggcggcggcggcgggggcgcggcgggggcggggggcgccctGCACCCGCACCACGCCGCCGGCGGCCTGCACTTCGACGACCGCTTCTCCGACGAGCAGCTGGTGACCATGTCGGTGCGCGAGCTGAACCGGCAGCTGCGCGGGGTCAGCAAGGAGGAGGTGATCCGGCTGAAGCAGAAGAGGCGGACCCTGAAAAACCGCGGCTATGCCCAGTCCTGCCGCTTCAAGAGGGTGCAGCAGAGGCACGTCCTGGAGTCCGAGAAGAACCAGCTGCTGCAGCAGGTCGACCACCTCAAGCAGGAGATCTCCAGGCTGGTGCGCGAGAGGGACGCGTACAAGGAGAAATACGAGAAGCTGGTGAGCAGCGGCTTCCGAGAAAACGGCTCGAGCAGCGACAACCCGTCCTCTCCCGAGTTTTTCAT
- the MAF gene encoding transcription factor Maf isoform X3: MASELAMSNSDLPTSPLAMEYVNDFDLMKFEVKKEPVETDRIISQCGRLIAGGSLSSTPMSTPCSSVPPSPSFSAPSPGSGSEQKAHLEDYYWMTGYPQQLNPEALGFSPEDAVEALISNSHQLQGGFDGYARGAQQLASAAGAGAGASLGGSGEEMGPAAAVVSAVIAAAAAQSGAGPHYHHHHHHHAAGHHHHPTAGAPGAAGNASASASGAGGSGGGGPASAGGGGGGGGGGGAAGAGGALHPHHAAGGLHFDDRFSDEQLVTMSVRELNRQLRGVSKEEVIRLKQKRRTLKNRGYAQSCRFKRVQQRHVLESEKNQLLQQVDHLKQEISRLVRERDAYKEKYEKLVSSGFRENGSSSDNPSSPEFFICHGQKL, translated from the exons ATGGCATCAGAACTGGCAATGAGCAACTCCGACCTGCCCACCAGTCCCCTGGCCATGGAATATGTTAATGACTTCGATCTGATGAAGTTTGAAGTGAAAAAGGAACCGGTGGAGACCGACCGCATCATCAGCCAGTGCGGCCGTCTCATCGCCGGGGGCTCGCTGTCCTCCACCCCCATGAGCACGCCGTGCAGCTCGgtgcccccttcccccagcttctCGGCGCCCAGCCCGGGCTCGGGCAGCGAGCAGAAGGCGCACCTGGAAGACTACTACTGGATGACCGGCTACCCGCAGCAGCTGAACCCCGAGGCGCTGGGCTTCAGCCCCGAGGACGCGGTCGAGGCTCTCATCAGCAACAGCCACCAGCTCCAGGGCGGCTTCGATGGCTACGCGCGCGGGGCGCAGCAGCTGGCCTCGGCGGCCGGGGCCGGCGCCGGCGCCTCCCTGGGCGGCAGCGGCGAGGAGAtgggccccgccgccgccgtgGTGTCCGCCGTGATCGCCGCGGCCGCCGCGCAGAGCGGCGCGGGCCcgcactaccaccaccaccaccaccaccacgccgccggccaccaccaccacccgaCGGCCGGCGCGCCCGGCGCCGCGGGCAACGCGTCCGCCTCGGCCAGTGGCGCGGGCGGCtcgggcggcggcggcccggccagcgccgggggcggcggcggcggcggcggcggcgggggcgcggcgggggcggggggcgccctGCACCCGCACCACGCCGCCGGCGGCCTGCACTTCGACGACCGCTTCTCCGACGAGCAGCTGGTGACCATGTCGGTGCGCGAGCTGAACCGGCAGCTGCGCGGGGTCAGCAAGGAGGAGGTGATCCGGCTGAAGCAGAAGAGGCGGACCCTGAAAAACCGCGGCTATGCCCAGTCCTGCCGCTTCAAGAGGGTGCAGCAGAGGCACGTCCTGGAGTCCGAGAAGAACCAGCTGCTGCAGCAGGTCGACCACCTCAAGCAGGAGATCTCCAGGCTGGTGCGCGAGAGGGACGCGTACAAGGAGAAATACGAGAAGCTGGTGAGCAGCGGCTTCCGAGAAAACGGCTCGAGCAGCGACAACCCGTCCTCTCCCGAGTTTTTCAT ATGCCATGGGCAGAAGCTTTAG
- the MAF gene encoding transcription factor Maf isoform X1, with protein sequence MASELAMSNSDLPTSPLAMEYVNDFDLMKFEVKKEPVETDRIISQCGRLIAGGSLSSTPMSTPCSSVPPSPSFSAPSPGSGSEQKAHLEDYYWMTGYPQQLNPEALGFSPEDAVEALISNSHQLQGGFDGYARGAQQLASAAGAGAGASLGGSGEEMGPAAAVVSAVIAAAAAQSGAGPHYHHHHHHHAAGHHHHPTAGAPGAAGNASASASGAGGSGGGGPASAGGGGGGGGGGGAAGAGGALHPHHAAGGLHFDDRFSDEQLVTMSVRELNRQLRGVSKEEVIRLKQKRRTLKNRGYAQSCRFKRVQQRHVLESEKNQLLQQVDHLKQEISRLVRERDAYKEKYEKLVSSGFRENGSSSDNPSSPEFFMYPRESSTSVM encoded by the exons ATGGCATCAGAACTGGCAATGAGCAACTCCGACCTGCCCACCAGTCCCCTGGCCATGGAATATGTTAATGACTTCGATCTGATGAAGTTTGAAGTGAAAAAGGAACCGGTGGAGACCGACCGCATCATCAGCCAGTGCGGCCGTCTCATCGCCGGGGGCTCGCTGTCCTCCACCCCCATGAGCACGCCGTGCAGCTCGgtgcccccttcccccagcttctCGGCGCCCAGCCCGGGCTCGGGCAGCGAGCAGAAGGCGCACCTGGAAGACTACTACTGGATGACCGGCTACCCGCAGCAGCTGAACCCCGAGGCGCTGGGCTTCAGCCCCGAGGACGCGGTCGAGGCTCTCATCAGCAACAGCCACCAGCTCCAGGGCGGCTTCGATGGCTACGCGCGCGGGGCGCAGCAGCTGGCCTCGGCGGCCGGGGCCGGCGCCGGCGCCTCCCTGGGCGGCAGCGGCGAGGAGAtgggccccgccgccgccgtgGTGTCCGCCGTGATCGCCGCGGCCGCCGCGCAGAGCGGCGCGGGCCcgcactaccaccaccaccaccaccaccacgccgccggccaccaccaccacccgaCGGCCGGCGCGCCCGGCGCCGCGGGCAACGCGTCCGCCTCGGCCAGTGGCGCGGGCGGCtcgggcggcggcggcccggccagcgccgggggcggcggcggcggcggcggcggcgggggcgcggcgggggcggggggcgccctGCACCCGCACCACGCCGCCGGCGGCCTGCACTTCGACGACCGCTTCTCCGACGAGCAGCTGGTGACCATGTCGGTGCGCGAGCTGAACCGGCAGCTGCGCGGGGTCAGCAAGGAGGAGGTGATCCGGCTGAAGCAGAAGAGGCGGACCCTGAAAAACCGCGGCTATGCCCAGTCCTGCCGCTTCAAGAGGGTGCAGCAGAGGCACGTCCTGGAGTCCGAGAAGAACCAGCTGCTGCAGCAGGTCGACCACCTCAAGCAGGAGATCTCCAGGCTGGTGCGCGAGAGGGACGCGTACAAGGAGAAATACGAGAAGCTGGTGAGCAGCGGCTTCCGAGAAAACGGCTCGAGCAGCGACAACCCGTCCTCTCCCGAGTTTTTCAT GTACCCAAGGGAATCCTCTACATCAGTGATGTGA